The window GGAGGTCGCCCGCGGCACGGGTTTCACCGGCAATTCTTAGGCGGCGTCCCGCCCAGCGCGGCTAGAACTCGACCCGCCGCGGACGCATGACCCGCAGCGTGGCCCCCAATAGCAGGAAGATGGGCACGATGAGCACGGCATGGAGCAGCACCAGCGGCAGCATAGCCAGCAGCCCGCCCACCGACACGCCAAACCCGAACAGCCGCAGACCGATGGCATAGACGCCCAGATAGAGCAACGTGCCCAGCCCGGCCTGCAACATGGCCACCAGCAGGCGGCGCGGCGGCAGGATGGGCTGCAACAACAGCGGCCCGGTCACCCCGGCCATGAACGCCAGGGAGGAGATGCCCAGCGGGGCCAGCGAAAAGAGATCGACGAAGATGCCGGCGATGAAGGCCCAGATGAGGCCCTCCTCCAGCCCGCGCTGATTGCCCCAGACCAGGGCGACGATGAACAACAGTTGCGGCGTGAGGCCGACGATGGGGAAGCGGGGCAGGATCGCCGACTGGACAATCGCCAGCAGGGCCATGACCGGGATGGCGATGTAGACGTGGTTGCCCATGCCTATGGCTCCTCGCTGAAGGGGGCGATGTCCACCACGTCGAAGGCGGTGACGACGAAGACGATCTCGATCGAGTTGAAATCGACGGCCGGCTGCACCACGGCGCGCTGGAACAGTTCGGCCTCGTTACGCTCCACCTCGACCACCCGGCCGATGACCAGATTCTCCGGGAAATTGCCGCCCAGGCCGGAGGTGGTCACCAGTTCGCCCACCTCGACCTGATATTGCAGATCGATCCAGTCGATGGTGGGCAATTGGCCGCGGCCCGCGCCGCGCAACATGCCCGTGGCCCGCGTGGAACCCAGCCGCACCGGGATGGCGCTGGCCGTCTCGGTCAGCAAGGCCACCTGCGAGGCGTTGTTGGTGACGCGATAGATCTGGCCCACCAGCCCGCGGGCAGCCTCGACCGGCATGCCGACGCGCACGCCGTCATCGAAACCCTTATTGATGAGGATGCTTTGCAGCGCGGGGTTGGTGTCCTGGCCGATGACGTCGGCGGTGATGCGCCGATAGGTGGGCGTTTCGGCCGCCCGGTCGAATAGCTGGCGCAGGATTTGGGCCTCGCCCGCGTCCTCCAGCAGTTGCTCGTTTTCCTTGCGCAGCGTCTCGTTCTCGGCTTGCAGGCGGTCGATCTCGCTGAGGGCCGTCTCCAGGTTGCGCGGCCCGGCGGCCACGTCGGCCAGCGTATCGGTGCGCGCCGCCGTCCAGCCGCTGATGGCCGACAGCGGATTGCGCACAAAGCCGACGACGCCAGCCAGCGCGCCGGTCGAATCGAGGATGGTCAGCAGGATGGCCGAGCCGACGAGCAGGGCCAGCGTGAGCCAGCGGATGCGTTGTTGTGTTCGCCCCAGGTTCATAGGCGATTGGCGGCCCGGCCCTTAGTGGCGGGTGCTGCCCCGGTGGAGGCCGACGAGAACGCGCTGGTAGTTATCTAAATCTTCGAGCACGCGCCCCGCGCCGCGGGCCACGCAGGTCATGGCGTCCTCGGCCACCCAGACGCGCATCTTCACCGCGTCTTCCAGCCGGTCGGCCAGCCCCTGGATGAGCGCCCCGCCGCCCGCCAGACAGACGCCGGTCTCGATCAGGTCGGACACCAGTTCAGGCGGCGTTTCATCGAGGGCGTCGAGCACGGTATCGACGATGATGTTGATCGATGGCGACATGGCCTCGCGCAGTTCGATGCTGCTGACCTCGACCACCTGCGGCAGGCCGGTGATCAGATTGCGGCCGCGGATGCTCATCGTCTTCTCTTCGGGCAGGGGGAAGGCCGAGCCGATGGCGATTTTGGAGCGCTCGGCCATGCGCTCGCCGATGAGCAGGTTGTACTTGTTGCGGATGTAGCCGATGATGTCTTCGTCCATCTCGTCGCCGGCGACGCGGATGGAGCGGCTGACGACGATGCCGCCCATGGCAAATACGGCCACCTCGGTCGTGCCGCCGCCGATGTCGACGATCATGCTGCCGCGCGATTCGATGATGGGCAGGCCGGAGCCGATGGCCGCGGCCATGGGTTCCTCGATCAGGTACGCCTCGCGCGCCCCGGCCGAGATGGTGGCGTCATAGACGGCGCGCTTCTCGACCTCGGTGACGCCGCTGGGCACGCCGACGACGACGCGCGGCCGGGGGAAGGGCACAAGCATCTGCTCGTGGGCCTTGTCGATGAAGTATTTCAGCATGGCCTCGGTGATCTCGAATTCGGAGATGACGCCGTCGCGCAGGGGGCGGATGGCGACAATGTCGCCGGGGGTGCGGCCCACCATTTCGCGCGCCTCGGCCCCGATAGCCAGCGGCCGGCGGGTGCGCTTGTTGATCGCCACCCACGACGGCTCATTGATGACGATGCCCTTATCGCGTATGGCAACCAGGGTATTGGCCGTGCCCAGGTCGATGCCGATGTCCAGCGAGAAAACTCCCAGCAGCCAGTCGAGTGGTCGGAACAAGGTAGTTTTGTTGTCCTTTCAAATAGTACGTTGGCAGTCCGTCCGTCGCTGCGTTTGAAGCCGCCCTCAAAAGTTACTGCCGAGGGACACCGACACGAGGCGACGCATGATACCTTAACCTTAGCATTATAGCATTGATCAAATGATGGGCACAGAGCGGCCCTCTGCGCTCATAATCAGCTTAATGACTTGCGTATGTTATGCTGAGGTCGATTAACGATTGGCAAACGTCCCTTGCCGCGTCGCCTATCGTCGCTAAGATCAGGACAGGAGAATATTAATCATGGCACAACAGGCGATGTTCAGCGGCCTTATCTACGACGAATTTGAGAATCCGGTGGCGACAGCGATCATTGGCGGCGAGGCGCAATACGTGGTCGATGACGACGGCTTCCTGCGCCACGTCGATGCCGAACTCATCGACCGGCAAATCCTGGCCTTCTT is drawn from Candidatus Promineifilum breve and contains these coding sequences:
- the mreD gene encoding rod shape-determining protein MreD encodes the protein MGNHVYIAIPVMALLAIVQSAILPRFPIVGLTPQLLFIVALVWGNQRGLEEGLIWAFIAGIFVDLFSLAPLGISSLAFMAGVTGPLLLQPILPPRRLLVAMLQAGLGTLLYLGVYAIGLRLFGFGVSVGGLLAMLPLVLLHAVLIVPIFLLLGATLRVMRPRRVEF
- the mreC gene encoding rod shape-determining protein MreC, which encodes MNLGRTQQRIRWLTLALLVGSAILLTILDSTGALAGVVGFVRNPLSAISGWTAARTDTLADVAAGPRNLETALSEIDRLQAENETLRKENEQLLEDAGEAQILRQLFDRAAETPTYRRITADVIGQDTNPALQSILINKGFDDGVRVGMPVEAARGLVGQIYRVTNNASQVALLTETASAIPVRLGSTRATGMLRGAGRGQLPTIDWIDLQYQVEVGELVTTSGLGGNFPENLVIGRVVEVERNEAELFQRAVVQPAVDFNSIEIVFVVTAFDVVDIAPFSEEP
- the mreB gene encoding rod shape-determining protein, which translates into the protein MFRPLDWLLGVFSLDIGIDLGTANTLVAIRDKGIVINEPSWVAINKRTRRPLAIGAEAREMVGRTPGDIVAIRPLRDGVISEFEITEAMLKYFIDKAHEQMLVPFPRPRVVVGVPSGVTEVEKRAVYDATISAGAREAYLIEEPMAAAIGSGLPIIESRGSMIVDIGGGTTEVAVFAMGGIVVSRSIRVAGDEMDEDIIGYIRNKYNLLIGERMAERSKIAIGSAFPLPEEKTMSIRGRNLITGLPQVVEVSSIELREAMSPSINIIVDTVLDALDETPPELVSDLIETGVCLAGGGALIQGLADRLEDAVKMRVWVAEDAMTCVARGAGRVLEDLDNYQRVLVGLHRGSTRH